In a genomic window of Aggregatimonas sangjinii:
- a CDS encoding zinc-dependent alcohol dehydrogenase, whose amino-acid sequence MASQMQLANLKLVSQQSPNSQRVAVLHAPYEIGMAYAEIPEPMNDEVLIKITFVGICGSDVETYRGLRKPEYLSMPTRLGHEVAGVVEKTGANVTGIRKGDKVACRYVWGAFAEYIVCKPFNIKVLPKWFPMKEISTLEVLPGILHAADLSSISPNTNVLITGQGVSGLVMTQIIKLYSPKNLVVTDLHEKNLVLAKKYGATHVYKIPAEDTPTMDVLRKEFPDGFDVVIPCLLDGDGMVDAIDAAAFGGKIVMYGCIGICNKPVDFFKVHRKRLEIYSTEPRSDIDMRNYFQKGMELFVDGLLNTSEMITHVFPLERVAEAFQLRNDKNAKDVIHILIECTEED is encoded by the coding sequence ATGGCCAGTCAGATGCAATTAGCGAATCTTAAATTAGTTTCCCAACAATCGCCCAATTCCCAAAGAGTGGCCGTACTCCACGCGCCCTATGAAATCGGTATGGCCTACGCCGAAATACCGGAGCCTATGAATGACGAGGTGCTCATTAAAATAACGTTCGTGGGTATATGCGGGTCGGATGTTGAAACATACAGAGGTCTCCGAAAACCGGAATATTTGTCAATGCCTACGCGTTTAGGACATGAGGTAGCCGGTGTTGTCGAAAAAACAGGAGCGAATGTCACTGGAATAAGAAAAGGGGACAAAGTGGCGTGTAGGTATGTTTGGGGAGCATTTGCCGAATATATCGTCTGTAAACCCTTTAACATCAAGGTACTCCCCAAATGGTTTCCAATGAAGGAAATAAGTACGCTAGAAGTACTTCCAGGAATTCTTCATGCCGCCGATTTATCGTCCATATCACCGAATACCAATGTTTTGATTACCGGACAGGGCGTAAGCGGTCTCGTAATGACCCAAATTATAAAGCTCTACAGTCCCAAAAATTTAGTGGTTACGGATCTGCATGAAAAAAACTTGGTGTTGGCAAAAAAGTATGGGGCTACCCATGTGTATAAAATTCCGGCTGAGGATACCCCCACCATGGATGTATTGCGGAAGGAGTTTCCGGATGGTTTTGACGTGGTAATTCCTTGTCTATTGGACGGAGATGGAATGGTCGATGCGATTGATGCTGCGGCCTTTGGGGGGAAGATAGTGATGTATGGTTGTATTGGTATCTGCAACAAACCGGTCGACTTCTTCAAAGTACATCGGAAGCGATTGGAAATATATTCAACAGAGCCCCGTAGCGATATAGATATGCGGAACTATTTTCAAAAAGGCATGGAATTGTTTGTAGACGGTTTACTGAATACATCGGAGATGATAACGCACGTTTTTCCTTTAGAGCGAGTGGCAGAGGCATTTCAGCTACGTAATGATAAAAATGCCAAGGATGTCATTCATATACTTATCGAATGTACTGAAGAGGACTAA
- a CDS encoding TonB-dependent receptor: protein MRNNLVFQILVFFTAGVTSIFSQITLSGEVIDSNGVPLSGAHIGLEPSSKFGISDMEGQFQIEGVPAGDYILTVSYVGVKTYSESVTVATEALSFSISLEDDPLNLQNVVVTGSFDPREQLTSSTSITTLNSERIQKSFPRGAADLLQAIPGTFTDPSAGEVFTKVYARGISASAEDDMGWYYVSLQEDGLPVSLVQHSYYSPDIFHRVDITTEKVEAIRGGSAAITALNGPGGIYNFISKGPRDSFGGEIQLQGGVQGEGNPMFRVDGTVGGTFGNNWFYNLGGHYRNDDGARNTDFTFSKGGQLKFNLMKRHDKGYVKFYGKILDDFTNRYTGVAATDWSDPKAAFGQDFNSTALMMPAFSANVPDGRRLAQGATNNFDPSQGVHAQDRAFGIDVLQELGANWLLRFNLKHSDKSANWQTAISNAFVSLNDPLAYFISGAQFPIGQVVFREAGSGTEVARLDNSGILAGESFQYLNDGSLPNDAIMGTASWLKQNRSGEWMNQITLRKTSANHDLTFGYSSGFSDTSLYTQGSFGYITYEPNPRMLQVTLENPDQPVIALSDANGLSNYGGLFFDNSRAEVSQIAFFANDRWKIQDELHLDVGLRYETIGHQGSKDQAAPFTGDGGFDGDPTTAYDNGILAPTGEVDEFDFNYNYLSYSAALNYKFAEESAVFVRFSSGNKAPELNYYFNNFSNVPINQKGEVQRITQAELGLKYGSAVFSATATAFWSRLKNIGVADFAFDTENGNVFYTPVQLNNSRTIGLEWETAYSPISNLSFTFNGVLQNPIATTWTVYDAAGSVDTADDSTVDYSDNTLPFNPKLMFNLGIEYEKDKLNGFVRWQFMGEREGNVANAFQLPAYGIFNAGIGYEITRHISADLLVTNLFNSEGLANFFGANTFGASANGVTSEFIQTNPDASFVVVPVLPRGSLLRLSYTF from the coding sequence ATGCGAAATAATCTTGTCTTTCAAATTTTGGTTTTTTTTACAGCAGGTGTTACTTCTATCTTTTCTCAAATTACCCTGAGCGGTGAAGTGATCGATTCAAATGGGGTTCCGCTTTCTGGAGCTCATATTGGTCTTGAACCCTCATCAAAGTTTGGTATTTCTGATATGGAAGGTCAATTTCAGATCGAAGGAGTCCCAGCCGGAGACTACATTTTAACCGTTTCCTATGTGGGTGTAAAAACCTATTCCGAAAGTGTAACCGTAGCAACGGAAGCCCTATCTTTTTCGATTAGCCTGGAAGATGACCCCCTAAATTTGCAAAATGTGGTTGTCACAGGGTCTTTCGATCCGCGCGAACAGTTGACATCGAGTACTTCGATAACGACCTTGAACTCCGAAAGAATACAAAAGTCATTTCCACGTGGTGCCGCCGATTTATTGCAGGCCATTCCAGGGACGTTTACAGACCCCTCCGCTGGGGAAGTCTTTACCAAAGTATATGCCCGCGGAATCTCCGCCTCTGCCGAAGATGACATGGGTTGGTACTATGTTTCGCTGCAGGAAGATGGTCTTCCGGTCAGTCTTGTTCAGCATTCATACTACAGTCCTGACATATTTCATCGAGTGGATATTACGACCGAAAAAGTAGAAGCGATTCGTGGTGGTAGCGCGGCAATTACCGCCTTGAACGGGCCTGGCGGTATTTATAATTTTATTTCAAAAGGACCTAGGGATAGTTTTGGTGGGGAAATTCAATTACAAGGTGGAGTGCAGGGAGAGGGCAACCCGATGTTTCGAGTTGACGGAACGGTCGGCGGTACGTTCGGGAACAATTGGTTTTATAACCTGGGCGGACATTACCGTAACGATGACGGTGCCCGAAACACCGATTTCACCTTTAGCAAGGGCGGACAGCTCAAATTCAATCTCATGAAAAGACATGATAAGGGCTATGTCAAATTCTATGGCAAAATCCTTGATGATTTCACAAACCGATATACGGGCGTTGCCGCTACCGATTGGAGCGACCCAAAGGCGGCGTTCGGCCAAGATTTTAATAGCACCGCCTTGATGATGCCGGCTTTTTCGGCCAACGTACCTGATGGAAGACGGTTGGCCCAGGGAGCAACGAATAATTTCGACCCGTCCCAAGGTGTGCATGCCCAGGACCGTGCTTTCGGAATCGATGTCCTGCAGGAGCTGGGGGCCAATTGGTTGTTGCGTTTTAATCTCAAGCATTCCGACAAGAGTGCCAATTGGCAAACTGCGATTAGCAATGCCTTCGTCTCATTGAACGATCCTTTGGCCTATTTCATCAGTGGGGCCCAATTTCCTATCGGGCAAGTGGTTTTTCGGGAGGCAGGATCAGGAACGGAAGTGGCACGATTGGACAACAGTGGAATTTTGGCAGGGGAATCTTTTCAATACCTGAATGACGGTTCTTTACCCAACGACGCTATTATGGGAACGGCCTCGTGGTTAAAACAAAATCGGTCGGGTGAGTGGATGAATCAAATAACCTTACGTAAGACCTCTGCAAATCATGATTTGACCTTTGGATATTCTTCGGGATTTTCGGACACCTCTTTGTATACCCAAGGGAGTTTTGGATACATAACTTATGAGCCCAATCCTCGAATGCTTCAAGTTACCCTTGAGAATCCAGATCAACCAGTCATCGCCTTATCGGATGCCAATGGATTAAGTAATTATGGAGGATTGTTTTTTGATAATTCCCGGGCGGAAGTAAGTCAGATAGCTTTCTTCGCCAATGATAGATGGAAGATACAAGACGAACTTCACCTCGATGTGGGATTGCGATATGAGACCATAGGACACCAAGGGAGCAAGGACCAAGCCGCTCCGTTCACGGGAGATGGCGGATTCGATGGTGATCCAACCACTGCCTATGACAACGGTATTTTAGCACCGACAGGCGAGGTAGACGAGTTCGATTTCAATTACAATTACCTTTCCTATTCCGCGGCACTGAATTATAAGTTTGCCGAGGAATCTGCGGTATTCGTTCGTTTCTCGTCAGGAAATAAGGCGCCGGAACTGAATTATTACTTTAATAACTTCTCAAACGTTCCGATCAATCAAAAAGGGGAGGTACAACGAATAACTCAGGCAGAGCTCGGCTTAAAATACGGAAGCGCTGTGTTTTCCGCTACGGCAACCGCCTTTTGGAGTCGACTAAAGAATATAGGAGTGGCCGACTTTGCATTTGATACCGAGAATGGAAATGTGTTCTATACCCCGGTACAATTGAATAACTCAAGGACCATAGGATTGGAATGGGAGACTGCCTATTCTCCTATCTCCAATCTGTCTTTTACGTTCAATGGTGTGCTGCAGAATCCCATCGCTACAACTTGGACGGTATATGACGCTGCGGGCTCTGTCGACACTGCCGACGACTCCACCGTTGACTATTCTGACAATACGTTACCATTCAACCCTAAACTAATGTTCAATCTAGGCATTGAATATGAAAAGGATAAACTGAACGGATTTGTCAGATGGCAATTTATGGGCGAGCGGGAAGGCAATGTAGCCAATGCATTTCAACTCCCGGCCTATGGTATTTTCAATGCAGGAATCGGGTATGAGATTACGCGACATATTTCGGCGGACCTACTGGTAACTAATCTTTTCAATTCGGAAGGATTGGCGAATTTCTTCGGGGCTAATACTTTCGGTGCAAGTGCCAATGGCGTTACTTCTGAATTCATTCAAACAAATCCCGATGCCAGTTTCGTAGTTGTCCCGGTCTTGCCTAGGGGAAGTCTGTTACGATTAAGCTACACCTTTTAA
- a CDS encoding GH3 auxin-responsive promoter family protein, whose translation MAVLGHIIKGIIEARDVIKTERNPIDEQKVVLRDLLERAKNTKFGDHYNFEKILKVNDPAEAFATDVPYFDYNSINERWWSQLHEGKENVTWPGIPDYYALSSGTTGKTSKRIPVTQEMINAIRKAGIQQVFALSNFDMPPDFFETGILMLGSSTDLIEKDDHLEGEISGISASNIPSWFSGFYKPGKDIAAIDDWDERVQLIAERAKEWDIGAISGIPSWIELMLEKVINHHNLENIHEIWPNLQVYTSGGVAFGPYEKSFNALLKHPITVIDTYLASEGFIAFQSRPETDAMQLITDNGIYFEFVPFDPDYIQQDGSLVADAPALSLAEVKEGQDYVLIMSTVSGAWRYLIGDTIEFTDVERAEIKITGRTKFFLNTVGSQLSVNKLDKAVRHIEEKFDMKISEYTLCAKRFDDGFYHSWYLGAEGSAEEDSLVEALDEFLQSANKNYKVARSKALQGVKVKRIDPDIFYEWNAKNKKKGGQVKMERVMGEDKFAEWEAFVGAQK comes from the coding sequence ATGGCAGTACTAGGGCATATAATAAAAGGCATCATCGAGGCGCGTGATGTCATCAAGACCGAGCGAAATCCTATCGACGAACAAAAGGTAGTTCTAAGGGATTTGCTGGAAAGAGCCAAAAACACAAAGTTCGGAGATCATTATAATTTTGAAAAAATACTTAAAGTCAATGATCCGGCCGAGGCATTTGCAACCGATGTTCCCTACTTCGACTACAACAGCATAAATGAACGTTGGTGGTCGCAATTGCACGAGGGCAAAGAGAATGTGACCTGGCCGGGAATTCCTGATTACTACGCCTTGAGTTCGGGCACCACTGGCAAAACAAGCAAACGTATTCCGGTCACACAGGAAATGATCAATGCCATAAGAAAGGCTGGGATACAACAAGTATTCGCCTTGAGCAATTTTGATATGCCACCGGATTTCTTTGAAACGGGCATCTTGATGTTGGGAAGCTCTACAGATCTTATTGAAAAGGACGATCATTTAGAGGGGGAAATCAGTGGTATTAGCGCCAGTAACATTCCTTCATGGTTCAGTGGTTTCTACAAACCGGGAAAAGATATTGCCGCTATTGATGATTGGGACGAGCGAGTGCAATTAATCGCGGAGCGGGCCAAGGAATGGGATATTGGCGCGATAAGCGGCATTCCCTCATGGATCGAGCTCATGTTAGAGAAAGTCATCAATCACCACAATTTGGAAAACATACATGAAATTTGGCCCAATCTTCAGGTCTATACTTCTGGAGGTGTTGCCTTTGGCCCCTATGAGAAAAGTTTTAATGCCCTTTTGAAACATCCGATTACCGTTATCGATACCTATTTGGCTTCGGAAGGTTTTATCGCTTTTCAAAGTCGCCCGGAAACCGACGCCATGCAACTCATTACGGACAATGGTATTTATTTTGAATTCGTGCCCTTTGATCCTGACTATATTCAACAAGACGGTTCGCTAGTAGCAGATGCACCGGCCTTATCTCTGGCGGAAGTAAAGGAAGGACAGGATTATGTGCTTATTATGAGTACGGTATCTGGTGCTTGGCGCTATTTGATCGGTGATACCATCGAATTTACGGATGTAGAGAGGGCTGAAATTAAAATTACCGGCCGCACCAAGTTTTTTCTGAACACGGTAGGTTCCCAGCTTTCTGTAAACAAGCTGGACAAGGCCGTTCGTCATATTGAGGAGAAATTCGATATGAAGATTTCGGAATATACGCTCTGTGCGAAGCGGTTCGATGATGGTTTCTATCACAGTTGGTACTTGGGTGCCGAAGGGAGTGCGGAGGAAGATTCCTTGGTGGAAGCCTTGGATGAATTTTTACAATCTGCCAATAAAAATTATAAGGTTGCCCGCAGCAAGGCGTTACAGGGAGTCAAAGTAAAACGAATCGATCCGGATATTTTTTACGAATGGAATGCCAAAAACAAGAAAAAAGGCGGACAGGTAAAAATGGAGCGCGTAATGGGCGAAGATAAATTTGCCGAATGGGAAGCGTTTGTAGGAGCGCAAAAATAA
- a CDS encoding Gfo/Idh/MocA family protein has product MKSPITKTIPFTKDKKSRRDFVKNTALFTGGAMLLPNLQMNAMVNVFNDKKLSIALVGCGGRGTGAAIQALKADENVQLVAMADAFEDRLESSLININKEMGESKKVKVKKKHKFVGFDAAQKAMDLADVVILATPPGFRPQHFEYAIENGKHVFMEKPVATDMPGVRKVLAAAEKAKANKLNVVVGLQRHYQDSYLAAMEQLKQDKIGKIVSGQVYWNSGGVWVRERKPGQSELEYQMRNWYYFNWLCGDHILEQHIHNIDVANWFIGEYPISAQGMGGRQVRNGKDHGEIFDHHFVEFTYPSGAVISSQCRHQPDTMNRVSEFFQGTKGTVSTAGDKATLTDWMGNTIFEHRGKDDPNPYQVEHIKLFESIRNGGVLADAENGAKSTMSAIIGRMATYSGKVVTWDEAMKSELSLVPDNLSWDAPAPVQPNAEGEYDIPTPGKTVVL; this is encoded by the coding sequence ATGAAAAGCCCGATAACCAAAACAATACCTTTCACTAAAGATAAAAAGTCAAGAAGGGATTTTGTAAAAAACACCGCCCTGTTTACAGGTGGCGCGATGCTATTGCCAAACCTACAAATGAATGCGATGGTAAATGTTTTTAACGATAAAAAACTAAGTATCGCTTTGGTGGGTTGCGGTGGTCGTGGCACAGGTGCGGCGATTCAAGCCCTAAAAGCCGATGAAAATGTACAATTGGTAGCAATGGCCGATGCCTTTGAAGACCGTTTGGAGAGCAGCCTTATCAATATCAACAAAGAGATGGGCGAGTCAAAAAAAGTGAAGGTAAAGAAGAAACATAAATTTGTGGGTTTTGATGCTGCCCAGAAGGCCATGGATTTGGCCGATGTGGTCATTTTAGCGACTCCTCCCGGTTTCCGTCCCCAACATTTTGAATATGCCATCGAGAACGGAAAACATGTGTTTATGGAAAAGCCGGTCGCAACCGATATGCCGGGCGTACGAAAAGTGCTGGCCGCCGCGGAAAAGGCCAAAGCGAATAAACTAAACGTGGTGGTGGGGCTACAACGACATTATCAGGATAGCTACTTAGCCGCCATGGAACAACTAAAGCAAGATAAAATAGGGAAAATCGTTTCAGGTCAAGTGTATTGGAACAGTGGTGGAGTCTGGGTACGTGAACGCAAGCCGGGTCAATCAGAACTTGAATATCAAATGCGTAATTGGTACTATTTCAATTGGTTATGTGGAGACCATATTTTGGAACAACACATTCATAATATCGATGTGGCGAACTGGTTTATCGGGGAGTATCCGATTTCTGCACAGGGAATGGGAGGTCGGCAGGTGCGCAATGGAAAAGACCATGGGGAGATTTTCGACCATCACTTCGTAGAATTTACCTATCCTAGTGGTGCGGTAATCTCGAGTCAATGTCGCCACCAACCCGATACGATGAACAGGGTTTCCGAATTCTTTCAAGGTACGAAGGGAACTGTTTCTACCGCGGGAGACAAGGCCACTTTGACCGATTGGATGGGAAATACCATTTTTGAGCATCGGGGCAAGGATGACCCCAATCCTTATCAGGTCGAGCATATCAAATTGTTCGAGTCCATTCGAAATGGTGGCGTACTGGCCGATGCCGAGAACGGGGCCAAAAGTACCATGAGCGCCATCATCGGAAGAATGGCTACCTATTCAGGTAAAGTCGTCACTTGGGACGAAGCCATGAAATCGGAACTTTCATTGGTTCCTGACAATCTTTCTTGGGATGCTCCCGCGCCCGTACAACCCAATGCGGAGGGCGAATATGACATTCCTACCCCGGGCAAAACCGTGGTGCTTTAA
- a CDS encoding arylsulfatase, with protein sequence MNITKYTVSLLLLGTFIYPLEGFTQTSDAADQPLRPNIIYILADDLGYAEVGAYGQEKIETPNIDALAKSGMLFTQHYTSAPVCAPARYMFLTGKHAGHAYIRSNSEWKERGDVWNYRAMAKDSTLEGQGPIPPSTVTLADKLKESGYTTGLIGKWGLGAPHTQSIPNEMGFDFFYGYNCQRQAHTYYPLHLYKNRNRVHLANDTIAPSTPLAEGKDPYDEASYADYNLTDYSPDLMFNEITGFVSANKDEPFLLYWATPIPHVALQAPKRWVDHYVDKFGEEQPYLAGKTRGAGYFPHKNPHAAYAAMVSYLDENIGKLVQQLKDEGIYENTLIVFTSDNGPSYAGGADPEFFESAKPFRGEYGRGKGFLYEGGIRVPMIASWPGKIEAESKSDHISAHYDMMATFAEVAGYEVPDINDGISMLPTLLSKGQQEDHDFLYWEFPSYGGQVAIRMGDFKIVRQNLRNAEAPTLELYHLEKDPLESNNIAMAHPEIMKKAADIFKVQRETPELEHFRIPILDKGLLNEK encoded by the coding sequence ATGAACATAACTAAATATACGGTGTCGCTGCTATTGCTTGGGACTTTCATTTATCCACTTGAGGGATTTACCCAAACTTCGGATGCCGCCGATCAACCTTTGAGGCCCAATATCATCTACATTCTAGCGGATGACCTGGGCTACGCCGAGGTAGGCGCATATGGGCAGGAGAAAATAGAAACCCCGAATATTGATGCCTTGGCGAAATCCGGAATGCTATTTACGCAACACTACACCAGTGCTCCGGTTTGTGCTCCCGCACGCTATATGTTCCTGACGGGTAAACATGCAGGCCATGCGTATATACGCAGTAACTCGGAATGGAAAGAGCGCGGCGATGTATGGAACTATCGTGCCATGGCAAAAGATTCTACCTTGGAAGGACAAGGCCCGATACCCCCGTCGACCGTTACTTTGGCCGATAAATTAAAGGAGTCGGGCTACACTACGGGCCTAATTGGTAAGTGGGGCTTGGGCGCGCCGCACACGCAGTCGATTCCGAACGAGATGGGTTTCGATTTTTTCTATGGTTATAACTGTCAGCGACAAGCTCATACCTATTATCCCTTGCATTTATACAAAAACAGGAATCGGGTACATTTGGCCAACGATACCATTGCCCCTAGCACTCCTCTAGCCGAAGGGAAAGATCCGTACGACGAGGCGAGTTACGCTGATTATAATTTAACGGACTACAGTCCGGATTTGATGTTCAACGAAATTACGGGATTTGTTTCCGCTAATAAGGATGAACCTTTTTTATTATACTGGGCAACCCCCATACCCCACGTAGCGCTCCAAGCTCCGAAACGGTGGGTCGATCATTATGTGGATAAATTTGGCGAAGAGCAACCTTATTTGGCCGGCAAGACACGCGGAGCGGGATATTTTCCCCATAAGAATCCCCATGCCGCTTATGCCGCCATGGTTTCCTACCTAGACGAGAATATCGGCAAATTGGTGCAACAGTTAAAAGATGAGGGAATATACGAGAACACCCTGATTGTTTTCACTTCGGATAATGGGCCTTCGTATGCCGGTGGGGCAGATCCTGAATTTTTTGAAAGTGCCAAGCCGTTTCGAGGAGAATACGGTCGGGGAAAAGGATTTCTGTATGAAGGCGGTATACGTGTCCCGATGATCGCCTCCTGGCCTGGAAAGATAGAAGCGGAGAGCAAGAGCGATCATATTTCGGCGCATTACGATATGATGGCTACTTTCGCCGAAGTCGCAGGTTATGAAGTACCAGATATCAATGATGGCATCAGCATGCTGCCCACTTTACTTTCCAAAGGACAACAGGAAGACCATGACTTTCTATATTGGGAGTTTCCCAGTTATGGGGGTCAGGTGGCCATCCGCATGGGGGACTTCAAAATCGTTCGCCAGAATCTGCGCAATGCCGAAGCACCTACGTTAGAACTATATCATTTAGAGAAAGACCCTTTGGAAAGCAACAACATTGCCATGGCGCATCCGGAAATCATGAAAAAGGCAGCTGATATCTTCAAAGTACAACGCGAGACACCGGAACTGGAACATTTTAGAATCCCCATTCTTGATAAGGGTTTGTTAAACGAAAAATAA
- a CDS encoding formylglycine-generating enzyme family protein has product MRTFIFGLTLFCCCIMLFNCREEQQKKEVVDTSKTTGKTDEAKSIDVLTEKPDTLAVPDGMVWVPGAVFMKGAVTQDKMAMGHEGPAHQVAVDGFFIDATEVTNAQFKKFVDATDYITVAERKIDWEEMKKQLPEGTPKPHDSIMQPGSLTFKKTKSTVQNLYDFSQWWQWTIGANWKNPKGPGSNLKGKEDHPVVHVSYEDAQAYCDWAGRRLPTEAEWELAARGTTRNTVFFWGDDATKLPQMVNSWEGEFPVKNTLVDGFEGTAPVKSYQQNSVGLYDMAGNVWEWTNDWYNSGYYKDMAGEGEVALNPTGPGTAFNERDPYAKEKVIKGGSFLCSDSYCASYRVSARMATSLDSAQEHLGFRTVATAEMIRDEQSK; this is encoded by the coding sequence ATGCGCACTTTTATCTTTGGCCTTACCCTTTTCTGCTGTTGTATAATGCTCTTTAACTGTCGGGAGGAACAGCAAAAAAAGGAAGTTGTCGATACATCAAAAACTACAGGAAAAACGGACGAGGCCAAGAGTATTGACGTACTTACCGAAAAACCGGATACCTTGGCAGTTCCCGATGGTATGGTTTGGGTTCCGGGTGCGGTTTTTATGAAAGGAGCGGTCACGCAGGATAAAATGGCTATGGGCCATGAAGGGCCGGCACATCAGGTTGCCGTAGATGGATTTTTCATTGATGCCACCGAAGTTACCAATGCCCAATTCAAAAAGTTTGTCGATGCCACTGATTATATTACGGTTGCGGAACGGAAAATCGATTGGGAAGAAATGAAAAAACAGCTTCCGGAGGGCACACCTAAACCACATGATAGCATCATGCAGCCAGGGTCGTTGACCTTTAAAAAGACAAAATCAACAGTTCAGAACCTGTATGATTTCTCCCAATGGTGGCAATGGACCATCGGTGCCAACTGGAAAAATCCGAAAGGACCGGGAAGCAACCTCAAAGGAAAGGAAGATCATCCTGTCGTTCACGTCTCCTACGAAGATGCGCAAGCATATTGTGATTGGGCTGGTCGGCGATTGCCTACGGAGGCCGAGTGGGAACTTGCAGCTCGGGGCACCACCCGAAATACCGTATTTTTCTGGGGAGACGATGCTACAAAACTTCCACAAATGGTCAATTCCTGGGAGGGGGAATTTCCAGTAAAAAATACATTGGTCGACGGATTTGAAGGTACAGCTCCCGTAAAATCCTATCAACAGAATTCGGTGGGGCTATACGATATGGCAGGGAATGTTTGGGAATGGACAAATGATTGGTACAACAGTGGTTATTATAAGGATATGGCAGGAGAAGGCGAGGTGGCGTTGAACCCTACCGGCCCAGGTACCGCTTTTAACGAGCGGGACCCTTATGCAAAGGAAAAAGTTATAAAAGGAGGATCTTTTTTATGCAGTGATAGCTATTGCGCCAGTTACCGGGTTTCCGCGAGAATGGCCACTAGTTTAGATTCCGCCCAGGAACATCTTGGCTTCAGGACGGTAGCCACAGCGGAAATGATTCGGGACGAACAAAGTAAATAA
- the galK gene encoding galactokinase, which translates to MQFLENFKPELLVESPGRINLIGEHTDYNMGFVLPTAIAKKIIFKFRKNDTATSCNVYTLGYDQGFQIDLKNISKSEVEWQNYILGVLNEILKRTDKLRGFDCTIESNLPTGSGLSSSAALECGLAFGLNELFDLGLSKIEMVQLSQTAEHTYVGTQCGIMDQYASVMSEEGHVILLDCRSLESEMIPIDLHPYKIILLNTKVSHNLATSEYNVRKAECEEGISIIQKKYPEVRSLRDVDVDMLSISKAEMREIIFKRCSFIIAENERVLQMAKALQSNKLQQVGELLYEAHEGISKDYEVSCKESDFLVDFSKNNPQVLGARQTGGGFGGCTLNIVAEEAVADFVKEGAAAYKKAFDIDLEWFEVLPSQGTLARWL; encoded by the coding sequence ATGCAGTTTTTAGAGAATTTTAAACCGGAACTCCTGGTCGAATCCCCTGGGAGAATCAATCTCATCGGTGAGCATACGGATTATAATATGGGTTTCGTTTTACCCACCGCGATAGCGAAAAAGATCATTTTCAAGTTTCGAAAGAACGATACGGCCACAAGCTGCAATGTGTATACATTGGGGTACGATCAGGGTTTTCAAATCGATTTAAAAAATATCTCCAAGAGTGAAGTAGAATGGCAGAATTATATTTTAGGGGTGCTCAATGAGATTTTAAAACGTACCGATAAGCTTAGGGGTTTTGATTGTACCATTGAAAGTAATCTTCCTACAGGTTCCGGTTTAAGCTCATCGGCTGCACTTGAATGTGGTCTGGCTTTTGGTCTAAATGAACTATTTGATTTGGGTCTCTCCAAAATCGAAATGGTACAACTTTCCCAAACTGCCGAGCATACCTATGTCGGGACGCAGTGCGGTATTATGGATCAGTACGCTTCAGTGATGAGTGAGGAAGGTCATGTGATTTTACTCGATTGTAGATCGCTGGAAAGTGAGATGATTCCGATAGACTTACATCCATATAAAATCATATTATTAAATACCAAAGTGTCCCATAATTTGGCAACTAGCGAATATAATGTGCGCAAAGCCGAGTGCGAGGAGGGTATATCGATTATTCAAAAAAAATATCCGGAGGTGCGGTCGCTACGCGATGTTGACGTAGATATGCTCTCGATAAGTAAGGCGGAAATGAGGGAAATCATTTTCAAGAGGTGTTCTTTTATAATCGCTGAAAACGAAAGGGTGCTACAGATGGCCAAAGCGCTTCAATCGAATAAGCTACAGCAAGTAGGGGAATTGCTCTACGAGGCACATGAGGGCATCAGTAAGGACTATGAAGTAAGTTGCAAGGAGTCCGATTTTTTGGTCGATTTTTCCAAAAATAACCCGCAGGTGCTAGGTGCCCGACAGACGGGTGGCGGTTTTGGGGGCTGTACGTTGAATATCGTGGCGGAAGAGGCGGTAGCGGACTTTGTAAAAGAGGGCGCAGCGGCTTATAAGAAAGCGTTTGATATCGATTTGGAGTGGTTCGAAGTTCTACCAAGTCAAGGTACCCTTGCTCGATGGCTTTAA